A DNA window from Haloactinospora alba contains the following coding sequences:
- a CDS encoding sensor histidine kinase: protein MQAAKQRNTRTISSRLRRIVLTSTATLLALWLVLSGYLFYNAGMELALSQGNEEVLTPAAVALASVMEERSATIAYLEEPDEHEEELGEARAQADKHMEEILGTLDSLKPYVEEPVKKRVTELDEGFDDITQIREQVNLGQATRQDVFTRYNALTEAGADLFDTQSRHGRIPEIIGPGSSATYMFRTVDQLSQADAYLSRSFDNGELTRSEQREFTRLVGSYRGFLDAITEYMGPEESERLTELRNSDDFATLTDLQDEIVERDVTASTDPVTGDSEEDLAMPVSEEEWNEVYTPVRAELVDLGKSQALYAGDLQHESAIDSLILAITGSLTVAVVTVGAFVIARRSSRRLVGRLHLLRDGAQELSDEGLPDLMRRLREHESVDTSEEHRDLASQQQDDEIGQVATSFDAAHRTAVDAVVRQTELRQGVNRVFLNIAHRTQTLVHRQLRLLDKLERQQEDPEQLTELFKLDHLATRSRRNAENLLILGGEAPGRTWHRPMPLIDVLRGAISESGDYSRVQREHIAPVALKGPAVADVIHLVAELVDNATTFSPPHTHVQLRSEQVPNGVAVEIEDRGLGMQEEEFTSANELLADPPEFDVMRLNEKMRLGLFVVSQLAQRHHIKVWLRSSPYGGVQAIVLLPSELISGDALPLPSGEEDDSEPASTRGGTTLTAVPASSRDASPSPNGSDGAARPAPTPERSTTTTGSDNPLPRRSPDTGGQAADGEHESSDSYTPSGLPRRGTPRKGAETTTTEDGRPSLPKRAPQENLAPQLYDEPSDSTSSPAASETAEDEDRSTKLRHNMAAFQRGTRRGREEGQQRSNDTEKET from the coding sequence GCAACGAGGAAGTGCTGACCCCGGCCGCCGTGGCCCTGGCCTCCGTCATGGAGGAACGCTCCGCCACGATCGCCTACCTCGAGGAACCCGACGAGCACGAGGAGGAACTGGGTGAGGCCCGCGCGCAGGCCGACAAGCACATGGAGGAGATCCTCGGGACACTGGACTCCCTGAAGCCCTACGTCGAGGAGCCGGTCAAGAAGCGCGTCACCGAACTGGACGAGGGATTCGACGACATCACCCAGATCCGCGAGCAGGTCAACCTGGGCCAGGCGACCCGCCAGGACGTGTTCACGCGCTACAACGCCCTGACGGAGGCCGGAGCCGACCTGTTCGACACCCAGTCCCGGCACGGGCGCATCCCCGAGATCATCGGCCCCGGTTCGAGCGCGACCTACATGTTCCGCACCGTGGACCAGCTGTCCCAGGCGGACGCCTACCTCTCCCGGTCCTTCGACAACGGCGAGCTCACCCGGTCCGAACAGCGGGAGTTCACCCGGCTCGTCGGCTCCTACCGCGGGTTCCTGGACGCGATCACCGAGTACATGGGCCCGGAGGAGAGCGAACGCCTCACCGAGCTGCGCAACAGCGACGACTTCGCCACGCTCACGGACCTCCAGGACGAGATCGTCGAGCGCGACGTCACCGCCTCCACCGACCCGGTCACCGGGGACAGCGAGGAGGACCTCGCGATGCCGGTGAGCGAGGAGGAGTGGAACGAGGTCTACACGCCGGTACGCGCGGAGCTCGTCGACCTCGGGAAGAGCCAGGCGCTCTACGCGGGCGATCTGCAACACGAGAGCGCCATCGACTCCCTGATCCTGGCGATCACGGGCAGCCTCACCGTCGCCGTGGTCACGGTGGGCGCCTTCGTCATCGCACGCCGCTCGTCCCGACGGCTGGTGGGGCGGCTGCACCTGCTGCGGGACGGCGCGCAGGAACTCAGCGACGAGGGACTGCCCGACCTCATGCGGCGGCTGCGCGAGCACGAATCCGTCGACACCAGCGAGGAGCACCGCGACCTGGCCTCCCAGCAGCAGGACGACGAGATCGGCCAGGTCGCCACCTCGTTCGACGCCGCGCACCGGACAGCGGTGGACGCGGTGGTCCGTCAGACCGAGCTCCGCCAGGGCGTCAACCGCGTCTTCCTGAACATCGCCCACCGCACCCAGACCCTGGTGCACCGCCAGCTGCGTCTGCTGGACAAGCTGGAGCGCCAGCAGGAGGACCCGGAACAGCTCACGGAACTGTTCAAGCTGGACCACCTGGCCACCCGTTCCCGACGCAACGCGGAGAACCTGCTCATCCTCGGCGGGGAGGCGCCCGGCCGCACCTGGCACCGGCCGATGCCGCTCATCGACGTGCTGCGCGGCGCCATCTCGGAGTCCGGCGACTACAGCCGGGTCCAGCGGGAGCACATCGCGCCGGTCGCGTTGAAGGGCCCCGCGGTCGCCGACGTCATCCACCTCGTCGCCGAGCTGGTCGACAACGCCACCACGTTCTCCCCGCCGCACACCCACGTCCAGCTCCGCAGCGAGCAGGTCCCCAACGGGGTCGCGGTCGAGATCGAGGACCGTGGTCTGGGAATGCAGGAGGAGGAGTTCACCTCCGCCAACGAGCTGCTGGCGGACCCACCCGAGTTCGACGTCATGCGGCTCAATGAGAAGATGCGCCTGGGCCTGTTCGTGGTGTCACAGCTGGCCCAGCGGCACCACATCAAGGTGTGGCTGCGTTCCTCACCGTACGGGGGTGTGCAGGCGATCGTCCTGCTTCCCTCCGAGCTGATCTCCGGGGACGCGCTTCCGCTTCCCTCCGGGGAGGAGGACGACAGCGAGCCGGCCAGTACCCGAGGGGGCACCACCCTCACAGCCGTCCCGGCCAGCAGCCGGGACGCTTCGCCCTCCCCCAACGGGTCCGACGGTGCTGCCCGGCCTGCCCCGACTCCGGAACGTTCCACGACCACCACCGGCTCGGACAACCCCCTCCCGCGCCGGTCACCGGACACCGGAGGGCAGGCCGCCGACGGGGAGCACGAGTCCTCGGACTCGTACACGCCGTCCGGGCTTCCCCGCCGTGGGACGCCCAGGAAGGGAGCCGAGACGACAACCACCGAGGACGGGCGCCCTTCCCTCCCCAAGCGCGCCCCACAGGAGAACCTGGCACCCCAGCTTTACGACGAACCGTCGGATTCGACGTCCTCCCCCGCGGCGTCGGAGACGGCGGAGGACGAGGACCGTTCGACCAAGCTGCGCCACAACATGGCCGCCTTCCAGCGGGGTACGCGCCGCGGGCGCGAGGAAGGACAACAGCGCTCGAACGACACTGAGAAGGAAACGTAA
- a CDS encoding DUF742 domain-containing protein → MSEGHEPGLDSENSEPLVRPYVMTQGRQHSDSVQLDMVSVVITARTDVERMSLEPEQLRILDICQRAQSVAEVSAHLDIPVAVVKVLLGDLISRGYILARAPYTTESPVNRDVLQAVLDGIQRL, encoded by the coding sequence ATGTCCGAGGGACACGAACCGGGACTGGACTCCGAGAACAGCGAACCGCTGGTCCGTCCCTACGTCATGACCCAGGGGCGGCAGCACAGCGACTCCGTCCAGCTCGACATGGTCAGCGTGGTCATCACGGCCCGCACCGACGTGGAACGGATGTCCCTGGAACCGGAGCAGCTCAGGATCCTGGACATCTGCCAGCGGGCCCAGTCGGTGGCGGAGGTCTCGGCGCACCTGGATATCCCCGTAGCGGTGGTCAAGGTCCTTCTCGGCGATCTCATCAGCCGCGGATACATCCTGGCCCGCGCCCCCTACACGACAGAGAGCCCGGTCAACCGGGACGTACTGCAGGCGGTACTCGATGGCATCCAACGACTCTGA
- a CDS encoding NADPH-dependent FMN reductase — protein MVSFVVLTAAPRPRSPLQRAAARAADTLAARLGTSTESRSVDLADFGPALLATDTGREVAAALETVRDSDVLLVASPQVHGSYTGLLKAFADLLPELGLGQTVAVPMVSVADPRNGRNTEEDVRVLLSELGAWVAEPGLVFSGEELAQPQPVIEAWAEAAVPELRGALSVEA, from the coding sequence TTGGTCAGTTTCGTCGTGCTCACCGCCGCGCCGCGCCCGCGTTCGCCCCTGCAACGCGCCGCCGCGCGCGCCGCTGACACGCTCGCCGCCCGCCTGGGAACGTCCACGGAGTCCCGGAGCGTCGATCTCGCCGACTTCGGACCGGCTCTGCTCGCCACCGACACCGGACGGGAGGTCGCGGCGGCGTTGGAGACCGTCCGCGACAGCGACGTCCTGCTGGTGGCGTCACCCCAGGTCCACGGCAGCTACACCGGCCTGTTGAAGGCGTTCGCGGACCTGCTCCCGGAACTGGGGCTGGGGCAGACGGTCGCGGTGCCGATGGTCTCGGTGGCAGACCCCCGCAACGGACGCAACACAGAGGAGGATGTGCGTGTTCTGCTGTCCGAGCTGGGGGCGTGGGTGGCCGAACCGGGCCTGGTCTTCTCCGGGGAGGAGCTCGCGCAGCCGCAACCGGTGATCGAGGCGTGGGCCGAGGCGGCCGTTCCGGAGCTGCGCGGGGCGTTGTCAGTGGAGGCCTGA
- a CDS encoding oxygenase MpaB family protein, translating to MKRFDWYTETHRLDARTDCRRITQILSMHEFPWDMSQALGLALYRTYAVPSIGQLLGDTREFTERTQHRYDDTALILDAILAHGFEPGKGRDALRRMNQMHRSYDISNDDYLYVLSTFVVMPVVWLNDWGFGWRRLTEHEITANTNYYRELGRHMAIKDIPATYAEFHELLNSYEEKHFGYTEDGRAVSDATLNLMVDFYPSWQRPLVRPFTMALLDERLITAFSYDSPSRFWRFAARTALRTRARIVRFMPPREEPLLVENNGNIRSYPHGYDVNRIGSFPAKCPVPHDMVTTEHPETGARIPAEGQELPPHSDERV from the coding sequence TTGAAACGGTTCGACTGGTACACGGAAACCCACCGGCTGGACGCGCGAACGGACTGTCGGAGGATCACCCAGATCCTGTCGATGCACGAGTTCCCGTGGGACATGTCCCAGGCATTGGGGTTGGCCCTCTACCGGACCTACGCTGTTCCCAGTATCGGCCAGCTCCTCGGCGACACCCGCGAGTTCACCGAGCGGACGCAGCACCGCTACGACGACACCGCGCTGATCCTGGACGCGATCCTGGCGCACGGCTTCGAGCCCGGGAAGGGTCGCGACGCGCTGCGCCGGATGAACCAGATGCACCGCTCCTACGACATCAGCAACGACGACTACCTCTACGTGCTGAGCACGTTCGTCGTGATGCCGGTGGTGTGGCTGAACGACTGGGGGTTCGGCTGGCGCCGGCTCACCGAACACGAGATCACCGCCAACACCAACTACTACCGGGAACTCGGCCGGCACATGGCGATCAAGGACATTCCCGCCACCTACGCCGAGTTCCACGAACTGCTGAACTCCTACGAGGAGAAGCACTTCGGCTACACCGAGGACGGCCGTGCGGTGTCGGACGCCACCCTGAACCTGATGGTCGACTTCTACCCCTCGTGGCAGCGCCCCCTCGTACGCCCCTTCACCATGGCGCTGTTGGACGAACGGTTGATCACCGCGTTCTCCTACGACTCCCCCTCCCGGTTCTGGCGGTTCGCCGCCCGAACCGCGCTGAGGACGCGCGCCCGCATAGTCCGGTTCATGCCCCCACGCGAAGAACCGTTGCTGGTGGAGAACAACGGCAACATCCGTAGCTACCCCCACGGCTACGACGTCAACCGGATCGGTTCCTTCCCCGCGAAATGCCCCGTCCCCCACGACATGGTGACCACCGAGCACCCCGAGACCGGGGCCCGTATCCCCGCTGAGGGCCAGGAGCTCCCGCCGCACAGCGACGAGCGGGTGTAG
- a CDS encoding GTP-binding protein: MASNDSDNTNAIPSAIKILVAGGFGAGKTTMVSTISEISPLSTEELMTEASLGVDDLAGVERKDTTTVALDFGRITISDELVLYMFGTPGQQRFWFLWEELAQGALGAVVLADTRRLETCFPAVDFFERRGLPFIVAVNCFEGAHHYDTEEVREALTIPERIPVLLCDARSRESSKESLVTLVSHVAENTATPV; encoded by the coding sequence ATGGCATCCAACGACTCTGACAACACCAACGCGATCCCCTCCGCGATCAAGATCCTCGTCGCGGGCGGGTTCGGCGCGGGAAAAACGACGATGGTCAGCACGATCAGCGAGATCTCCCCGCTGAGCACCGAGGAGCTGATGACCGAGGCCAGCCTCGGGGTCGACGACCTCGCCGGGGTGGAACGCAAGGACACGACCACGGTCGCCCTGGACTTCGGCCGGATCACGATCAGCGACGAGCTGGTGCTGTACATGTTCGGGACCCCGGGCCAGCAACGGTTCTGGTTCCTGTGGGAGGAACTCGCCCAGGGCGCGCTGGGCGCGGTGGTCCTGGCGGACACCCGGAGACTGGAGACCTGCTTCCCTGCCGTGGACTTCTTCGAGCGTCGCGGCCTGCCCTTCATCGTGGCGGTGAACTGCTTCGAGGGCGCCCACCACTACGACACGGAGGAGGTACGGGAGGCGCTCACCATCCCGGAACGCATCCCGGTGCTGCTGTGCGACGCCCGCAGCAGGGAGTCCAGCAAGGAGTCCCTCGTGACGCTCGTGAGCCACGTCGCCGAGAACACCGCGACACCTGTGTGA
- a CDS encoding roadblock/LC7 domain-containing protein has product MNWLLDELVERAAGATYAIVLSADGLLIGRSNELNAEDAEHLSAVASAFQSLARGTGKQFNGGKVLQTVVEMERAYLFVTGAGNGACLAVVADESSDVGLVAYEMNVLVEQVGRFLESAPRKNDSQAPTDQAR; this is encoded by the coding sequence CTGAACTGGCTGCTGGACGAGCTCGTGGAGCGGGCCGCCGGCGCGACGTACGCCATCGTGCTCTCTGCGGACGGTCTCCTCATTGGCAGGTCCAACGAACTGAACGCGGAGGACGCCGAGCACCTCTCCGCGGTCGCCTCGGCTTTCCAGAGCCTCGCCCGGGGCACCGGTAAGCAGTTCAACGGCGGGAAGGTGCTGCAGACCGTCGTGGAGATGGAACGGGCGTACCTGTTCGTCACCGGGGCGGGGAACGGAGCGTGCCTCGCCGTCGTCGCCGACGAGAGTTCCGATGTCGGCCTGGTGGCCTACGAGATGAACGTCCTCGTCGAACAGGTCGGCAGGTTCCTCGAGTCCGCGCCCCGCAAGAACGACAGTCAGGCTCCCACGGATCAGGCCAGATAG